CCAATcttcctgtatagatttcaataaagcagctgaaagccgcttctccctcttctccctctctcccttcctcctcctcctcctcccttctctctcctcccttcctcctcctcctcctcctcctcccttctctctcctcccttcctcctcctcctcctcctcctcctcccttctctctcctcccttcctcctcctcctcctcctcctcccttctctctcctcccttcctcctcctcctcctcccttctctctcctcccttcctcctcctcctcctcccttctctctcctcccttcctcctcctcctcctcccttctctctcctcccttcctcctcctccttctctcctctctcctcctctctctcctttcagctcctttattgaaatctatacagtgaGATCGGTGATTGTAACTCCTCCCCAGCGGCGcaccgatcacccctgactgtccaggtatcggattaagtacaagtactcggggcaaatgctcggtatcggcaccaatactagtatcagtgcaaccctaaaAAGAACTGTCCAACAACCTGCATAACAAGGTAATGGAACTTTATAAAGATgtaaaaggatataaaaaaaatatccaaaaaaggAATTGTAATAAATATTGAAAAGGTTAAATTGTACTAAAAATATTATATACCGTAtaagccgatttttttttttttttttggtgctgaaaatgcccccctcggcttatactcgagtcacctttttgtgcctgatctcctggattttggggacccggtactggctggccgtaggtcccctgaaccccaaacttggcacacatgtagccccactcttcctctacaagtgtgcaaaggttgttgtctgagggacctacagccggggagtactgatttttcaaagccgggcaccccttccatagactcccatgttaaacgtcagtctagtcatgggcacagtgaggcatgcacatgggcacagtgaggcatgcacatgggcacagtgaggcatgcacatgggcacagtgaggcatgggcaaatggacacagtgaggcatgcacatggacacagtgaggcatgggcacagtgaggcatgcacatgggcacagtgaggcatgggcacagtgaagcatgcacatggacaccctaggcttatacttgtcaataagttttcccatttaaaaaaaaaaaaaaatttgtggtaaaattaggtgggtcggcttatacttgagcatatacggtgtgtgtgtgtgtatatatatataggtctGTGTTTGCCATGTACGGTTTGGCACTGACCGTTCTTCTACAGAATACTTTATTGatcccaaagggaaattgttCCAAAATTGAATTGAATTGGGTGTTTTGGCGGCAGACTTGGGCTGTAACTGTAATGGGTGACGATCGGGAGCACACCCCATGGGGTCTACAAGACGTGGCTGGGTGTCCTGGGTGTGCTGAGCCCATGCCCGGGGAATATTTCCATCACTGTTGGTGACGGGTGGCAGCTGCATGCTCTCAgtagcactgtgtgtgtgttgtgtgtgtgttgtgtgtatttttgtgcagCTGAGACATGCAGAGCTGTGATTAAATTATCTGAACCTTCCACCAAATCCCCCGGGGGGCCAATCCAACTCTGCAATTACTGCCCCCAGGGACCTGCCCTGCTAATTGCTGctgttttctctcttttctcctgGGCAGGGGATTTCTCCAGATGAGCTGAAAGATGAACTACCAGAAAGACAGCCCAGATATCCTTTTCTTACCCCATGATCGGCGGTGATCgtcatgtgttttgaagtgtggACAGGTCTGTGGTTGCTGCCCCTTGCTCATCATCTTCTCCCAGCCTCCATCCCTTGTTATTAGTTGATGACCCCACGCATCATAACGATGGGCCAGTGTTGAGGGAGGGTTGTGGGCCACAGCTAGTGACCTCAGGCGCTGCTAACAGCCATGGGAAGTGGCTCAGTGACCATATAAATTGGTATCAGCCATTTGAAGTGGCTCCAGTGATCTCAGGAATTGGTTTCAACCGTGGGAAGTGTCTGCAGTGACCACGAGTGTTGGGTTCAACCATGGGAAGTGTCTGCAGTGACCACGAGCGTTGGGTTCAACCATGGGAAGTGGCTGCAGTGACCACAGGCGTTGGGTTCAGCCATGGGAAGTGTCTCCAGTGACCACAAGCGTTGGGTTCAACCATGGGAAGTGTCTCCAGTGACCACAAGCGTTGGGTTCAACCATGGGAAGTGTCTCCAGTGACCACAAGCGTTGGGTTCAACCATGGGAAGTGGCTGCAGTGACCACAAGCGTTGGGTTCAACCATGGGAAGTGGCTGAAGTGACCACAAGCGTTGGGTTCAACCATGGGAAGTGGCTGAAGTGACCACAAGTGTTGGGTTCAACCATGGGAAGTGGCTGCAGTGACCACAAGTGTTGGGTTCAGCCATGGGAAGTGGCTGCAGTGACCACAAGTGTTGGGTTCAGCCATGGGAAGTGGCTGCAGTGACCACAAGTGTTGGGTTCAACCATGGGAAGTGGCTGCAGTGATCACCAGAGTTAGTTTTAGCCATAGGAGATGACTCCAGTGACCACAAGAGTTGGTTCTGGCCACAAAAATGGTTTCAGTGACCACAGGAGCTGGTTTTGGCCATAGAAAATTACTCTAGTAACCACAGGAGTTGGTTTCAGCCACAGACAATGCCTCCTGTGACCACATGAGTTGGTTTCAGCTACAGGTAATGGCCCTGGTGACCACAGGGATTCGTTTCAGCCAAGACAAGCCTCCAATGACCACAGGAATTGGTTTTGGTCACAGACCGTAGCTCCAGTGACCACAGGAGTTGGTTTCGGCTACAGGTAATGGCCCTAGTGACCACAGGGATTCGTTTCAGCCAAGACAAGCCTCCAATGACCACAGAAGTTGGTTTCAGCCACAGGCAATGGCTCCAGTGACCACAGGAGCTGGTTTCGGCCATAGGTAACAGCGCCAGTGACCACAGAAGCTGGTTTTGGCCATAGGTAACAGCGCCAGTGACCACAAAAGTTGGTTTCAGCCACAGGCAATGGCTCCCGTGACCACAGAAGTTGGTTTCAGCCACAGGTAATGGCCCTGGTGACCACAGGAATTGGTTTCAGGCACAGGTAATGGCCCTGGTGACCACAGGGATTCGTTTCAGCCAAGACAAGCCTCCAGTGACCACAGAAGTTGGTTTCAGCCACAGGCAATGGCTCCAGTGACCACAGGAGCTGGTTTCAGCCACAGGCAATGGCTCCAGTGACCACAGGAGCTGGTTTCAGCCACAGGCAATGGCTTCAGTGACCACAGGAGCTGGTTTCAGCCACAGGCAATGGCTCCAGTGACCACAGGAGCTGGTTTCAGCCACAGGCAATGGCTCCAGTGACCACAGGAGCTGGTTTCAGCCACAGGCAATGGCTCCAGTGATCACAGGAGTTGGTTTCATCCACAGGTAATGGCCCCAGTGACTACTAGTTGGTCACTATATCCTCCATAGCAGTGCGATGTATTTTTTGGGGCCCAGGTGTATACTGCAGCACAACCCAAATTGTATGCAGACATCTGATGGCGCCTCCTGCAATACATTTGCTGGGACTGCAAAGGTAGAAATTCACTTCAAAGTCCAACTCCATGAAGATAACAAAACGTTCTTACAGtgccgtgacccccccccctccctgcattgcAAGAGTTAATTGCTTGTGTTGCCTCGGAGATTTCAGAGCAGGAGCCATAACTTCCTTCCTGCTCTGGCCGTCTCCATTGCTCTCCTCCTTCCCGAGGCTCCAGTCTGTGGTGGAAGCTTCGGCTTTATCACACACAATACAATGACCGCGCATTTCACATTTTGGAGGCTGGAAGGACGGAGAAGGAATGGGGTATTTTCTCCTCAATCCTCTGCCCTAGATATAACGAGTAGCTATCCCATGGAGTtgtgctttaaagtgaacctgtcattgCAGAATACAggggaacctcggattgtgagtaatgtggttaacaagcgtttcgcaatacaaccGCTGTGTATTcctaaaaatcctaactcggtttgtgagtgttgtcccgcaggattcaggccaaatcggtgtgcagtaccgcgtttggtctGAGGTGAAGGGCGTGGGAGCCTATCGCAGCCGATCAGCGCCGTTCGGAAAAGACATGGAAAAACTCAGttcccgaggtcagccgagctgtcctctggcctttccggcaGTTTCTgatgctctccggtgccccccccccctcacctctggccgcatgcggtattgcacgccattgaagtcaatacggaacaaattattttcgtttccattgacttctatggggaaactcgctttgatatgcgagtgctttggattacaagcattctcctgaaacTGATTATCCGAGGTTCCCctgtattagacccctttcacactgaagtgtttttacagcattttagcgttaaatagcgctattaaaacgctcataaaatgctctccatgcatctcaatggaccctttcacacggagtcctgcaagcagcagcctttgggcgctgaaaaaaacgctccaaaaacgcccctctccattgaaatgaattgaaagcgctgtaaaaaccccttacccctttcacactgaggcactgcaaaaacgccctaaaatgttagggtcttagcggcgctttaccagatgaggctttgctcgaaaaacgccccagtgtgaaaggggcctaaatgtttgTAGAAGTGAGGACTTTTCAGAATCCCATCGCGGGGGATTTTGGTTTGGCTATACGGTAGATGTGGAGCCAGGGCTCGCAGTGTCTATGGGGGTGGGTGCATTCTGTGGAAAACAGGCAGGACGTTGCTTTAGATTCCACAGCGGTGTGTATATTTTAGTCCATGCTCGCCGTATTCCAAACTTTTATCTTTATTTCCCTTAATCTTGGCTTACATTCATAGTGTACAGTTATAAATACCAACATGAAGATGGAAGGGTCTCGTACCCCTTGTGTTTCATCTTTTCCAGCCCTGTAGGTAAGTCCAGCCcgggatacatgggggggggggcacacgggTGGCGTTTTTCCTGCATGTGTGGAAGCAATCGGGGCAGTAGAGGAGCCGCCCGAATGCTTCCCCCTTACAAGTGAGCCCTGCAGGGCCAAATGTAGAAACAAAACTACCTACCTGGTGCTCAAAACTGCCTGTTCTGTGCGTCGGGCGACACAAATTGTATGTCCCTGCAACAAGTGAATTTGGCTGACAAAAGCACAGGCGCCAGGACGCAATTTCTGGCATCTGGGATTTGTCGAACCCTACGATgcctaaccacttgcttactgggcacataaacccccttcgttcccaggcgaaatttcagcttccggcactgtgtcactttaacagacaattgcgcagtcgtgcgacgtggctcccaaacaaaattgatgtccttttttccccacaaatagagctttattttggtggtatttgatcacctctgcggttttttttgtttgtttgtttttttgcactataaacaaaaaaagagtgacgattaaaaaaaaaaaaaaaataatgcaatatttttttaccttttgctataataaatatcccccaaaaacatatataaatttattttccctcagtttaggccgatacgtattcttctacacagggctttttttcagggggaacttgggggaactcagttccaccacctctggctcagaccctttggcgcctgctcaccacaatcacttgtaaacacagaagtctggtttctgtgtttacaagtgacagctctgcactctgtgtgaaacccactgaactctacactctgtatgtaatgaaattctggtatttaatgcccctttaagacccttctactgtttgtgaaatctgaatggggtcgtggttgagttcctgcacctatttttcgagaaaaaaagctctgcttctacatattttttcctctaaCCTAGGCTGCAAGCCAGAACAGCAGATGATGTACGCCGGCAGCAAAAACAAACTGGTTCAGGAAGCCCAACTCACAAAGGTGATTGTCTGCGtgtgattttatttatatatatacacacacatatatatacttacatacatacacacacacacacacacatacttacatacacacacacatacatacacacacacacacacacacatacatacttacacacacacacacacatacatacacacacacacacacacatacttacatacacacacacatacatacacacacacacacacacacatacatacttacatacacacacacatacatatacttacatacatacacacacacacacacacacacacatacatatacttacatacatacatacatacacacacacacacacacacacatacacttacatacatacatacacatacatacatacacatacttacatacatacacacacacacacatacacttacatacatacatacacatacatacatacatacacacacacacacatacacatacacatacttacatacatacacacacatacacatacacatacatatacttacatacatacacacacatatatacatatatacacacacacatacatacatacatacacacacacacacacatatatacttacATACATAtacttacatacatacatacatacattcatacacatatatatatatatacatgaaaagatttacacaaatgtgaagggggggggggttcatatatatatatatatataaaaactaattACACAGAGTGTTTGTTTCTTCAGGAAGAAATGTTACTCTCCATGTGACGTTTTCTTTCCTCTGTCACATTTGTCGACGCAATTAATATTTTTGGCGATTTTTCTCTTGTAGGTATTTGAGATCCGGAACACGGAAGACCTCACCGAGGAATGGCTGAACGAGAAGTTGGGTTTCTTCCACTAAACTCCTCTCTATTTTTTATGTCGGAGCCGAAAGTATTCCCTTCGTACCGCCTAATTCTCCCTCACACAAGATGTTCCCGCCCACTCGCTGAGCGTCCGCGCTGCAAACGCGCAAGAATTCCTTCAAATAAACCGGCGGCAAAACTCCTTCACAGGCAGGCGCCCCCCTCACACCTCCACCCCCCCGCAGAGCCACTTAGAGGGAAAGATGGGGGGGCACACCCTTCCCAGGCGCCCCCCTCACACCTCCACCCCCCGCAGAGCCACTCAGAGGGAAAGGTGGGGGGGCACACCCTCCACAGGCGCCCCCCTCACACCTCCACACCCCCCGCAGAGCCACTCAGagggaaagatgggggggggggagcacacccTTCCCAGGCGCCCCCCCCACACCTCCACCCCCCCGCAGAGCCACTTAGAGGGAAAGATGGGGGGGCACACCCTTCCCAGGCGCCCCCCTCACAccttcaccccccacccccctcagcCACTCAGAGGGAAAGATGGGGGCACACCCTTCCCAGGCGCCCCCCTCACACCTCCACCCCCCGCAGAGCCACTCAGAGGGAAAGGTGGGGGGGGCACACCCTCCACAGGCGCCCCCCTcacacctccaccccccccccccaccccccgcagaGCCACTCAGagggaaagatgggggggggggagcacacccTTCCCAGGCGCCCCCCCCACACCTCCACCCCCCGCAGAGCCACTCCAAGGGAAAGATGGGGGGGCAGCACACCCTTCCCAggcgcccccccccacacctccacCCCCCGCAGAGCCACTCCGagggaaagatgggggggggagcacacccTTCCCAGGCGCCCCCCCCACACCTCcaccccccccgcccgcagagccACTCAGAGGGAAAGGTGGGGGCACAATGACTTAGGGAGGGGACTACAAGCGCCAGCATTACCAGATGGTGGAGCCAgctgtgacttgtagttcctTTTAACATGTTGCCAATGTAATCCTGGCCAGACTGGAGCTCCGTGTTTCTCTTCTGGATTTTCTACCACATTGTACCTttttacctcctttttttttttggtgtattatTTATGGTGTAGCTGTGCTGTGACTTGGTGACGCAGAACTCCTGGTCCtccaaggccccccccccccccggtgtttgTGGTCCCCTCCAATAGGGGCAAAGCTTCATTAAAGCTGAAATCTGGTAAGCTCACAATAACAGCTGACAGATAGAAGAGGCGGGGCAGTGATGTCATGATCTGtacctcgtccaatcagagaacactttgcatttagttaaaaaatgcaaagtgttctcttgAGTGGCAGCCAACCTCCTGttttcacaatgcagcagggcagcctctccgatgtcccactcctcctaaaacccccactcccccctccaaaaaaaaattatatgccagTGGCGAGAAGTGGATTAGGGggaggttccacttttgggtggaactcccctttaaggccccattcacacctgagcatagcgttttcaggcagaaagtcgcgtaaatttaccgcgatttttgcggcgttttttttaccacgattttgtacaggtcaaatgtaaatgtaaaaagcagaaaaatgcccaaatctgcctaaaaaaataaatcacagaaCTTgctgagcttcaggcgttttgtagtggagatgtcaACCGTCTCtatagagaataattgatttttttccccctccagcgttttgtagcttcggGCTTCAAGCGACACAATGCTCAGGTGTGACTGGGGGGGTCTTACTTGCCAGATTTAAATAATAGAGATAAGTTCATGGGTTGTCATGCACCTCCTTGGATTTAACTCCTGCAGGGGTCTTACTTGCCAGATTTAAATAATAGAGATAAGTTCATGGGTTGTCATGCACCTCCTTGGATTTAACTCAGCTGCAGGAAAGCTCCAGACCccgtactttctgctttcaagcaatgcacccATCTTCTTCACCGCAGCAGCataaggtagggggggggggctctgtgatgaaatgggggggggggggctcaacttctgatggtggacatctaatgtaagggggaggggatgcgctggacatctaatcttacagatatgattgccctcaaaagggcgggttgtaatgctgatgcagcccccgCCATGAATTTGACACCCTTGTTAGTCCTTCATTTCAGTCCTGTGCATGTTCTGAAATCACTTAATTCACATTCCTTTACGACactaaactacctgattcccgAGGACGCCGCCGCCGGCTCCGCCTCTTCTCTTCCGGATGGTAGATCTCCGTCTTCTCTGTATATAAAGCACATCGGACACAATTTTATTTCTTACTGAGACTTGGTGAAATCATTTTACTTGTGAACTCGTTTTTTTGTatgcaataaaagaaaataaaaagaaaataaagattcCTCGCACATTTGGATGTTTGTGATGAGAAGACTGAACCTTCTGCCGCCTCCTCCCAGGTTGTAGTATATGATGTCTCTGTATATTTCCATGTGGTGTTTTGTGCATTTTATGGGTTAAATAAATCATTTCAATTTCAGAGTTTCTCTTCATCTTTGTGGATCTAAAGctgaaactttatttattttttcattattatgcATTTATTgttacttattaaccacttcccgcccggtcaatagtcaattgacgtccgggaagtggttgtgaaatcctgactgcactattgatgtcctgcaggatttcatgccggcgcgcgcacGTGGgggcgcgcggcgatcggtgatgcggggtgtcagtctgacaccctgcatctctgatctcggtaaagagcctctgacggaggctctttaccacgtgatcagctgtgtccaatcacggctgatcacaatgtaaacaggaagagccgttgatcagctcttcctcacttgcgtctgacagacgcgagtagaggagagccgatcggtggttctcctgacagggggggttcgcgctgattgtttatcagcgcagccccccctcggatgccaacactggaccaccagggagtgcccccagtgctcaatagagcaaaaataaaaaacaccaataaaataaaaaaaataacacaatcagtgcccacaaatgggcactgactggcaacatgggcactggctgaaatgatgccatcagtgccacccctcagtgtccatcagtgcccatctgtgccacccataagtacccatcagtgccacttagagtaaccatcagtgctgcctatgagtacccatcagtgccgcctatgagtgcccatcagtgccgcctatgagtgcccatcagtgccacctatgaatgcccatcagtgcagcataccagcgccgcctatccgtacccatcggtgcccatcagtgccgccatatcagtgcccataattgaagaagaaaacgtacttatttacaaaaaaaaattaacagaaaaaaataaaaactgattttttttcaaaaatgccggtctttttttagttgttgcgcaagaaatacaaatcgcagaggtgatcaaataccaccaaaagaaagctctatttgtggggacaaaatgataaaaatgtcattaggatacagtgtagcacgaccgcgcaattgtcattcaaagtgcgacagcgctgaaagctgaaaattggcctgggcaggaaggtgcgtaagtgcccggtatggaagtggttaaccactcgcccaccaggccaattctgacacttctctcctacatgtaaaaatcatatttttttatttctatttttgaaaattacacagaacccccccaaacattatatatgttttcttttgttctttttttatcagAGACCCCAGAGATTACAATGGCggttattgcaactttttttcctcgcacggtatttgcgcaatcatttttcaaacttttttttttttttagagggggaaaaaaaaaaacagtttaatgctttaaccccttcaatcccaggcttttatacccacctccataccggggggcCTATTCCGCCACTTCTCTCCCTCATGTacaaatcatttttttgctagaaaattactcagaacccccaaacattatatatgttttttttaagcagacaccctagggaataaaatggcggtcattgcaactttttatcttgcacggtatttgcgcataaattttaacaaaacaataaagttagcccttttttttttgcaaaatatcaaagacgatgttacgccgagtaaatagatacccaacatgtcacgctgtaAAATaccgcacactcatggaatggcgccaaactttgttacttaataatctccataggcgacgcattgaattttttttacaggttaccagtttagaaatacagaggaggtctagcgctagaattgttgctctcactcCAACGCACGCGgccacacctcacatgtgtggtttgaacaacgtttacacacgtgggcgggacttacgtgtgcgttccttctaagcgcgagctaccggggacaggggtgttttttaatttttttttattttacttatttttttttttacatttttttatttttttttatggtttttattcctattagaaggaatgtaaacatcccttgtaataggaatggtgtgtgacaggtcctctttatggagagaggcggggtcaataagacctccccctccccccacatctctcctccaggctggaaagcatgagatcggggggaaaaaattcacaaatctcatgcttactgttgcttactagccgcaattgcggctttgtttacttacgggtacccgggcgtgacgtcatcacatcgcgcccgggcctccgacggtcatagagatgactggtgaccatctggtcaccagtcatctctatgcttcctatccggcgcAGGGCGATCCTTTCTCCGGGGCcctgatggcacaggagagcccggagaagcaccagatggtggcgggaggggggggggggatgtcccctcccgccgcctataagaacgatcaagcggcggaacccccgatatgatcgttcttctggtggtgcgcaggatcgccgccggaacacagatgatatctgaatgatgcctctagctgcccccatcattcagatatccccccacaaagtccaggacgtcatatgacggtgtgcggtattgaagtggttaaaaaacaaaacgtaatttttattttttttgcataatgtgaaagatgaagttacgccgagtagatagatacccaacatgtcacgcttcaaaatt
This window of the Rana temporaria chromosome 13, aRanTem1.1, whole genome shotgun sequence genome carries:
- the GMFB gene encoding glia maturation factor beta produces the protein MSETLVVCEVDEQLVEMLKKFRFRKETNNAAIIMKIDKDRRLVVLEEEHEGISPDELKDELPERQPRFIVYSYKYQHEDGRVSYPLCFIFSSPVGCKPEQQMMYAGSKNKLVQEAQLTKVFEIRNTEDLTEEWLNEKLGFFH